The region GCGACCTGCCGCTGGACCCCTTCGCCCGAGTACAGCAATGGGAGCTGCCCTGGCACGAGGTCCGCAACGACGCCGAGGAAGTACTCGCCGAATCCCTGGCTGGGTGGGGCGAACGGTATCCCGACGTCAGCGTTCGGCGTGCGGTCACACCGGAAAAGCCCGTCGAGGCCCTGTTCCGGGAAGCGCAGGACGCGAGCTTGCTGGTGGTGGGCAGTCACGGCCGGGGCCGCATCCGCCGAACCCTGCTCGGCTCGGTCAGTCACGCCGTCGTTAACCGTGCACCTTGCCCAGTCGCGGTCCTGCGCGCCGGGTGAAGCTTGAGCCGATGATTTGTCCGCTATCGGCGGCTCACGACGCTCCTGCTGCGGCGCGGACCACGGCCACAGGGCACGGGGCGTGGTGCAGCACGCCGGCTGCTACCGAGCCCAGGAACAGCCCGTCGAACCCACCGCCGCCGCGGTGTCCCACGACGAGCAGCCGCGCATCGCGGGCGGCATCGGTGAGTGCCGCAACCGGGTGACCCCGTTGCGCCACCTCGCGGGTCCTGACCTTCGGATTCTGCTCTCGCAGTGACGCGGTCTGCTTGGCGAGTGAATGTTCGATGTCCCGCTGCACCCGCTCACGATCAGGCGGCGTCAGGGGCACCGCGAGCAGCCCCTCCTCGTGCCACGCCTGCATCACGACCAGATCCGTGCCCAGCCGGGCTGCGGCGGCGAATGCGAACCGCAGCGCCTCCTGGCTGCACGGGGAATCATCCACACCCACGACCACCGGGCCCACCGTGGTCGGAATGTCCTTGCGCACGATGACCACCGGGCAGGACGCGTGGGTGGCCACACCAGTGCTCACCCCACCCAACAAGGCGTCCGTGAAACCGCCGTGCCCGCGCGCGCCGAGGACCACCAACTGCGCTGTCGCGCTGCGACGCAACAACTCCTCGACGGGGTGCCCGGGGGCGACTTCGGCTGTCAGCTCGACCTCTGGCGTCTGCACCCGGCATTTTGCGGCGATCTTGTGTACGGCTTGCTCCGCGTAGTCCACTCGGGCGGGGTCGTCGTTGACGATCACGAGCTGCAGCGCGGCGTTGCGGCGACTTGCCTCCGCAGCCGCCCAGAACGCCGCCTTGCCGGAGCTCTCCGACCCGTCCACGCCCACCACGACAGGTTGGTCCGGTGTCGCCATCTCGGTCACCTCATCTCCTCTCGCCGCGGACGACAGCCACCGGGCACGACGCGTGGCGGATCACCCCAGCAGCCACCGACCCCAGCAACCCGGTGAACTCACCCCGACCGCGGTGCCCGACGACCAGCAGCCGTGCCGCAGCGGACGCGGCGGCGAGCTCGGCCACCGGATGCCCACGTTGCACGACCTTGTGGACCGACACATCGGGGTACCGCTCCGCCCAGCCGGAGAGCTGTTGAGCGAGACCGCGCTGCGCTTGCTCCCGCAGCTCGGTCGTCTCCTCGCTGAGCGTGGGCACGCTCGGGGCGTACCCGAC is a window of Saccharopolyspora phatthalungensis DNA encoding:
- a CDS encoding universal stress protein, coding for MATPDQPVVVGVDGSESSGKAAFWAAAEASRRNAALQLVIVNDDPARVDYAEQAVHKIAAKCRVQTPEVELTAEVAPGHPVEELLRRSATAQLVVLGARGHGGFTDALLGGVSTGVATHASCPVVIVRKDIPTTVGPVVVGVDDSPCSQEALRFAFAAAARLGTDLVVMQAWHEEGLLAVPLTPPDRERVQRDIEHSLAKQTASLREQNPKVRTREVAQRGHPVAALTDAARDARLLVVGHRGGGGFDGLFLGSVAAGVLHHAPCPVAVVRAAAGAS